A genomic window from Aestuariirhabdus litorea includes:
- a CDS encoding putative bifunctional diguanylate cyclase/phosphodiesterase, producing the protein MRVALPHHLYRINPTALRRLLAICAIVTVGASSWMLLTHDTQSALRVLLLGVLITCFPLTLTLLRELELLHLFASEDSHPRLLVNREGALLEHNQAATGFPLYSDTPPHSSFERLFEPKERPQFKPLLGEARRLGSAHHLVSLHLNGSLHHFSLICTPTNAGHRDGDWLLSFYDITELQMLGHALEQTGQHYQQVVDLTAEGLLLLDGRRITFANQSAARLLGMEHQDALLHRDIRDFFSKPQWKKASGPLKPLFKKQRFELEPVELELTTEKRFPIVVEATAKPFLFQESQSTLLSLRDIGHQKAEQQQLERAAHYDEVTNLPNRHYFLEQLSRVISRSHRSPTEHAVLFIDLDNFKEINDSLGHQTGDLVLQEVARRLNNHSRRENTLARLGGDEFSLLLENISSPYEASSVAGNIVELLGAPIRLQGHTRWVTPSIGIALYPQNGTTTKELLKNADTAMYHAKRAGKNAYRFFSADMNRILNRRLQMEQELDEVLAQRKLQVYFQPRVRPHDRKVVGLEALARWKNNQGELVTPGEHLHVAQQSQLVFRFEQEIMTQLNEQLKRWRLLGVNFGTLSLNLSTALLEDSDQLLERLAQLKPDKTTQNQLEVELDASVLLDANPRVSTLLERISRMGFKLAIDHFGSNPASFTLLGSLPIHSLKIDQALIKEIDHSPEAQRILKTIALVAHSLDIKVSTTGVETGPQAQWLQQLGCDLMQGFLFYPPQDAKTTTHLLLSSDSAHHSSCKEP; encoded by the coding sequence GTGCGCGTAGCCTTGCCCCATCACCTTTACAGAATCAACCCCACAGCCCTTCGCCGACTGCTGGCAATCTGTGCAATCGTGACCGTCGGCGCCAGCTCATGGATGCTGTTAACCCATGACACCCAGAGCGCTCTCAGGGTCTTGCTGCTGGGCGTGCTGATCACCTGTTTTCCACTGACACTGACCCTCCTGCGTGAGCTCGAACTGCTGCACCTTTTCGCCAGCGAAGACAGCCACCCACGACTGCTGGTCAACCGCGAAGGCGCTCTACTGGAGCACAATCAGGCTGCCACCGGCTTCCCCCTTTATTCCGACACGCCACCCCATTCCTCCTTCGAGCGACTCTTTGAGCCCAAGGAGAGACCCCAGTTTAAGCCCCTACTGGGTGAGGCGAGGCGCCTGGGTTCGGCCCATCATCTGGTTTCCCTCCACCTCAATGGATCCCTTCACCACTTCAGCCTGATCTGTACCCCCACCAATGCTGGCCATCGGGATGGCGACTGGCTCCTGAGCTTTTACGACATCACCGAACTGCAGATGCTGGGCCATGCACTTGAACAAACCGGGCAACATTACCAGCAGGTCGTCGACCTGACCGCCGAAGGCCTTCTGCTGCTCGATGGCCGCAGGATCACCTTTGCCAACCAGTCCGCTGCCCGCCTACTGGGCATGGAACATCAAGATGCACTGCTGCACCGCGACATCAGGGATTTTTTTAGCAAACCCCAATGGAAAAAAGCATCCGGACCATTAAAGCCCCTGTTTAAAAAGCAGCGCTTTGAGCTGGAACCAGTGGAGCTGGAGCTCACAACTGAGAAGCGGTTTCCCATCGTGGTGGAGGCCACGGCCAAGCCGTTCCTGTTTCAGGAGTCGCAATCGACCCTTCTGTCACTGCGAGATATAGGCCACCAGAAAGCCGAACAACAGCAGCTTGAGCGGGCCGCCCATTACGACGAGGTCACCAACCTTCCCAACCGCCACTACTTTCTGGAGCAGCTATCGCGCGTTATTTCCCGCTCTCATCGCTCACCGACCGAACACGCGGTACTGTTCATTGATCTCGATAACTTCAAGGAGATTAACGACTCCCTTGGCCATCAAACCGGTGACCTTGTTTTGCAGGAGGTTGCGAGGCGGCTCAACAACCACTCTCGCCGCGAAAATACCCTGGCCCGGTTAGGAGGCGACGAGTTTTCACTTTTACTCGAAAACATATCTTCCCCTTACGAAGCGTCCTCCGTGGCGGGCAATATTGTTGAGCTACTCGGCGCCCCTATACGCCTACAAGGACATACCCGCTGGGTGACTCCCAGTATTGGTATCGCTCTCTATCCGCAAAATGGAACGACCACAAAGGAGCTTTTAAAAAACGCCGACACGGCGATGTACCACGCCAAGCGCGCGGGTAAAAACGCTTACCGCTTCTTCAGCGCCGATATGAACCGCATTCTTAATCGCCGACTGCAAATGGAACAGGAGCTTGACGAGGTACTGGCTCAACGCAAACTCCAGGTCTACTTTCAACCACGGGTTAGGCCCCATGACCGAAAAGTGGTAGGGCTGGAGGCGCTGGCACGTTGGAAAAATAACCAGGGAGAGTTGGTCACTCCTGGGGAGCACCTGCACGTAGCGCAGCAGAGCCAGCTGGTGTTCCGGTTTGAGCAAGAGATAATGACGCAACTGAACGAGCAGCTGAAGCGCTGGCGCCTGCTCGGAGTCAACTTCGGCACACTCTCTCTCAATCTCTCAACCGCTCTGCTGGAGGATAGTGACCAGTTGCTGGAGCGCCTGGCTCAGTTGAAACCTGACAAAACCACTCAAAACCAGCTGGAGGTTGAGTTAGACGCCTCGGTATTGCTCGACGCCAACCCCAGGGTATCGACGCTACTCGAACGTATTTCCCGCATGGGTTTTAAGCTGGCCATCGACCATTTTGGCAGCAACCCGGCCTCCTTTACACTGCTTGGTTCGCTACCTATTCACAGTCTGAAGATCGATCAGGCACTGATTAAAGAGATCGATCACAGCCCGGAGGCCCAGCGTATTCTGAAGACGATTGCCCTTGTTGCCCACAGCCTCGACATAAAGGTGTCAACCACCGGAGTAGAAACAGGTCCACAGGCCCAGTGGCTACAACAACTGGGCTGCGATCTGATGCAAGGCTTCCTCTTCTACCCTCCCCAGGACGCCAAGACCACAACCCATCTGCTCCTCAGCAGCGACAGCGCCCATCACTCCTCCTGCAAGGAGCCATGA
- a CDS encoding NAD(P)H-dependent glycerol-3-phosphate dehydrogenase — MTGKIIAVIGGGSFGTAIADIIASNGHEVRQWMRDETLAETINRDHINTTYLPDYRLHPGVRASTDILWAAAEADVVFVSIPSSSFRTVVASMKAVVGGKILISTTKGVEAGSFDLMSQILAEEVPTARIGVLSGPNLAKEVVAKAITATVVASDDEALCQEVQQLLHSDYFRVYSNHDIYGVELGGALKNIYAIVAGLAESLGMGENTKSMLITRSLAEMSRFAVRMGANPLTFLGLSGVGDLIVTCTSPLSRNFRVGFALGKGKSLEEAEAELGQVAEGINTLRLVRDKARELEVYMPLVDGLYEIVFNKRSIREVTRELMLGEQKTDVEFILQSDSKDGV, encoded by the coding sequence ATGACGGGCAAGATTATCGCCGTTATTGGTGGTGGGAGCTTTGGTACGGCCATCGCCGATATTATTGCCAGCAACGGCCATGAGGTGCGCCAGTGGATGCGTGATGAGACCCTGGCCGAAACCATCAATCGCGACCATATCAATACCACCTATCTGCCGGACTACCGCCTCCACCCCGGGGTGCGCGCATCGACGGATATTCTCTGGGCAGCGGCTGAAGCCGATGTGGTGTTTGTCTCTATACCCAGCAGCTCATTTCGCACGGTGGTCGCCTCCATGAAAGCGGTGGTGGGTGGAAAGATCCTGATCAGCACCACCAAGGGGGTAGAGGCAGGCAGTTTCGACCTCATGAGCCAGATCCTGGCTGAAGAGGTACCCACTGCCCGTATCGGCGTGCTCAGCGGACCCAACCTGGCCAAGGAGGTGGTGGCCAAGGCGATTACGGCAACCGTGGTTGCGAGTGACGATGAGGCGCTCTGCCAGGAGGTCCAGCAGCTGCTGCACTCCGACTACTTTCGTGTCTACTCCAACCATGACATCTATGGGGTTGAGCTTGGCGGTGCCCTCAAGAATATCTACGCCATCGTGGCGGGGTTGGCGGAGTCGCTGGGGATGGGGGAGAACACCAAGAGCATGCTGATTACCCGCTCGTTGGCGGAGATGAGCCGCTTTGCGGTAAGGATGGGGGCGAACCCGCTGACGTTCCTTGGACTGTCCGGGGTAGGGGACCTGATTGTCACCTGCACCAGCCCCCTGAGCCGAAACTTTCGTGTGGGCTTTGCGCTGGGAAAGGGTAAGTCCCTGGAGGAAGCTGAGGCGGAACTTGGCCAGGTGGCCGAGGGGATCAACACCCTACGCCTGGTGCGCGATAAGGCACGGGAGCTGGAGGTTTATATGCCGCTGGTTGATGGCCTGTATGAGATCGTTTTCAACAAACGCAGTATCCGTGAGGTCACCCGGGAACTGATGCTGGGTGAACAGAAAACGGACGTTGAGTTTATCTTGCAATCCGATAGTAAGGATGGGGTCTGA
- a CDS encoding alpha/beta fold hydrolase gives MRMMPTVDEFEVEANGIRFAICAWGDEGKPPLFALHGWLDNAASFHFLAPLLEGYRVLAVDLAGHGRSGHRAEGVAYNIWDNVADLVAIANVLGLERFSLLGHSMGGIICTLLAGSFPDRIERLMLIDGIWPMVTASSDAPAQLAKAVRGMEEVGQKRKTLYPTIEEAIGARMNGLNPLSREAASVITIRGLEAVSGGYQWRSDLRLRLPSMMRLTWNHARAFVASITAPTCLILAEQGIYLKREEFVRSQELLQRFSIFQLAGGHHLHMEAEVTSVAERFNQFSAGA, from the coding sequence ATGAGGATGATGCCCACCGTTGACGAGTTTGAAGTAGAGGCCAATGGTATCCGCTTTGCGATCTGCGCCTGGGGCGATGAGGGAAAACCACCCTTGTTTGCCCTCCATGGGTGGCTGGATAATGCGGCCAGCTTTCATTTTTTGGCTCCCCTGCTTGAGGGGTACCGGGTGCTCGCGGTGGACCTGGCTGGCCATGGCCGCAGCGGACACCGGGCAGAGGGGGTAGCCTACAATATTTGGGATAACGTCGCCGACCTGGTTGCCATTGCCAACGTTTTGGGGTTGGAGCGCTTCTCCCTGTTGGGTCACTCCATGGGGGGTATTATCTGTACCCTGTTGGCGGGCAGTTTTCCAGATCGGATTGAGCGCTTAATGCTGATCGATGGGATCTGGCCGATGGTGACGGCGAGCAGTGATGCGCCGGCTCAGCTGGCCAAGGCGGTCCGAGGCATGGAAGAGGTTGGGCAAAAACGAAAAACCCTCTACCCCACCATCGAAGAGGCGATTGGGGCGCGTATGAACGGGCTTAACCCCCTCTCGAGGGAGGCGGCCAGTGTTATAACGATCAGGGGGCTTGAGGCGGTGTCAGGTGGCTATCAATGGCGCAGTGATCTGCGCCTCAGGCTTCCCTCCATGATGCGCCTGACCTGGAACCATGCTCGTGCGTTCGTGGCCTCCATTACTGCACCGACCTGTTTAATTCTCGCCGAGCAGGGCATCTACCTGAAGCGGGAAGAGTTTGTGCGCAGTCAGGAGTTACTGCAACGCTTTTCCATTTTTCAGTTGGCGGGAGGGCATCACCTGCATATGGAGGCAGAGGTCACTTCCGTTGCTGAGCGTTTTAACCAGTTCTCGGCAGGAGCCTAG
- a CDS encoding DUF4892 domain-containing protein: protein MSRSRLVGLLAGGALLISPGLFALSTGVEPYPNAEVVEQFQGHVTNHQLVTGSLKKVNGVVRADSEFRVNGELIRVLYQIPEGHSSKDAFEHVEGAIRVQGFTPLFRCEGRRCGGSNFWANDVFGIKRLYGPDNAQDYLIAENAALPGEYLLTYAIRRGNGRVFSLVEHFVTDTALSVRAQQQHYVDVVDWPSDRERLAQSNAFRELVTLIRERRQPVILAVSASGAGASQEALDSLVSGSREYAAALAQRLVEEGLDVNSFSVLGVGPTLLPGARPGRILVRAIML, encoded by the coding sequence GTGTCGAGAAGTCGTTTGGTGGGTCTGTTGGCTGGTGGGGCGCTGCTTATCTCTCCGGGGCTGTTTGCCCTGAGTACAGGGGTTGAGCCTTACCCTAATGCAGAGGTCGTCGAGCAGTTTCAAGGGCACGTCACTAACCACCAGCTGGTTACCGGATCGCTCAAGAAAGTGAACGGGGTGGTTCGCGCCGACAGCGAGTTTCGTGTAAACGGCGAGCTGATTCGTGTTCTCTACCAGATCCCCGAGGGTCACTCCAGCAAGGATGCCTTTGAGCATGTGGAGGGTGCGATCAGGGTACAGGGTTTTACCCCCCTGTTTCGCTGTGAGGGGCGCCGCTGTGGCGGTAGTAACTTCTGGGCGAATGATGTCTTTGGCATCAAGCGTCTTTATGGCCCGGATAACGCCCAGGATTACCTGATTGCAGAAAACGCAGCGCTTCCCGGGGAGTACCTGCTGACCTACGCCATTCGCCGCGGCAATGGACGTGTCTTCAGCCTGGTGGAGCACTTTGTGACCGATACGGCCCTCAGTGTAAGGGCCCAGCAGCAGCACTACGTCGATGTGGTCGATTGGCCTTCCGATAGGGAGCGGCTGGCCCAGTCCAATGCGTTTCGTGAGTTGGTCACACTGATTCGCGAGCGTCGGCAGCCGGTCATTCTTGCGGTCTCCGCATCGGGTGCGGGGGCTTCCCAGGAGGCCCTCGACAGTCTGGTTTCCGGCTCCAGGGAGTACGCCGCGGCCCTTGCGCAGCGGCTGGTGGAGGAGGGGCTGGACGTTAACAGTTTCAGTGTTCTGGGGGTGGGGCCAACCCTGCTTCCCGGCGCCAGGCCTGGGCGTATTCTGGTACGTGCGATCATGCTGTAG
- a CDS encoding DUF4389 domain-containing protein, which yields MDESVKQHLKSESQWLRVLFMLLFWLVMQLTRLVVGVVVLSQVVFVLMTGSPNDNLLDFSRSLNRYIFQILQFLTYHSEQKPFPFSDWPQA from the coding sequence GTGGATGAGTCTGTCAAACAACACCTGAAATCCGAATCACAGTGGTTGCGCGTGCTGTTTATGCTGCTGTTCTGGCTTGTGATGCAGTTGACCCGGCTGGTGGTCGGGGTAGTGGTTCTCTCCCAGGTTGTGTTTGTGCTGATGACGGGGAGCCCTAATGACAATCTGCTCGACTTCTCCCGTAGCCTTAATCGCTATATTTTCCAGATACTGCAGTTTCTGACCTATCATAGCGAGCAGAAACCCTTTCCGTTCAGTGACTGGCCGCAAGCCTGA
- a CDS encoding alpha/beta fold hydrolase: MKARQIHFAHANGFPSGSYRKLFLGLESHGYEVGYLEQHGHNPRFPVTHSWGHLVDELIEDLEQRYSGPVVGVGHSLGGVLCSFAAARRPDLFSAVVMLDSFIIGGAEKLVISLAKSTGWIDRITPAGRTRNRKAQWRNHDEARRYFRNKGLFAHFDSDCLEDYLRAGLRHRGQQVELVYHPDVEVNIYRNVPHRSPPKYNRFEIPTALLYGDRSDVVKASRIRRGERLPNLVQKRVTGTHMFPLEHPLETAHHIHSMIEQLLAKES, translated from the coding sequence ATGAAAGCCAGACAGATACACTTCGCACACGCCAACGGGTTTCCCTCAGGAAGCTATCGAAAGTTGTTTCTTGGCCTTGAAAGTCATGGTTATGAGGTCGGGTATCTGGAGCAACACGGCCACAACCCGCGGTTCCCGGTTACCCACAGTTGGGGGCACCTGGTGGATGAGCTGATCGAGGACCTGGAGCAGCGCTACAGCGGGCCGGTGGTTGGGGTGGGTCACTCGTTGGGCGGCGTTTTGTGCTCGTTTGCGGCGGCACGGCGGCCGGACCTGTTCAGCGCGGTGGTGATGCTCGACTCCTTCATCATTGGCGGTGCGGAAAAGCTGGTGATCTCGCTGGCCAAGTCCACTGGCTGGATCGACCGTATTACACCCGCCGGGAGAACCCGCAACCGAAAGGCGCAGTGGAGAAATCATGACGAAGCCCGCCGTTATTTTCGTAACAAAGGATTGTTTGCCCACTTTGATAGCGACTGTCTGGAGGATTACCTGAGGGCCGGCCTTCGCCATCGCGGGCAGCAGGTGGAACTGGTCTATCATCCCGACGTGGAGGTCAATATCTATCGCAATGTGCCGCACCGCTCACCGCCCAAATACAATCGCTTTGAGATACCCACGGCCCTGCTCTACGGGGATCGAAGTGATGTGGTCAAGGCTTCACGGATTCGCCGCGGAGAGCGCTTACCCAACCTGGTGCAAAAGCGCGTGACGGGTACCCATATGTTTCCCCTTGAGCACCCGCTGGAAACCGCCCATCATATCCACTCGATGATCGAGCAGCTGTTAGCAAAGGAATCGTGA
- a CDS encoding patatin-like phospholipase family protein, producing the protein MSSGFFSFFAHCGMAWALEEHALKPAKITGSSAGALIGCCLASGRSAMEIRDLLLTLKPHQFWDPGWGWGLLKGERFRALVREFIAIEQFSECRIPLALSAYHARSRTTRVFLEGPLVDAVHASCAVPLLLQPARIDNRLYWDGGIADRHGLAATRLGERVFYHHIASRSPWRRRSSKALQVPERPNLQALVISNLPRSSPRDLGNGPIALELAYEATLQALDTVLEGGPVEVTTGERGR; encoded by the coding sequence ATGTCGTCGGGCTTTTTTAGCTTCTTTGCTCATTGCGGCATGGCATGGGCATTAGAGGAACACGCACTAAAGCCAGCTAAAATCACCGGCTCGAGTGCCGGCGCTTTGATCGGCTGCTGCCTGGCCAGCGGCCGCTCTGCCATGGAGATTCGCGACCTGCTACTTACACTCAAGCCCCACCAGTTCTGGGACCCGGGCTGGGGATGGGGGCTGCTCAAGGGCGAGCGCTTTCGGGCCCTGGTGAGAGAGTTCATCGCCATCGAACAGTTTTCCGAATGCAGAATCCCGCTCGCGCTTTCCGCCTACCATGCCCGCAGCCGCACCACCCGGGTATTCCTGGAAGGCCCGCTGGTCGACGCAGTCCATGCCTCCTGCGCAGTCCCCCTGCTTCTTCAGCCGGCTCGCATCGACAACCGGCTTTATTGGGATGGCGGCATCGCAGACCGCCACGGATTAGCGGCCACCCGGCTGGGGGAGCGCGTCTTTTATCACCACATAGCCTCCCGCTCCCCCTGGCGGCGGCGCAGCAGCAAAGCCCTCCAGGTACCGGAGCGCCCCAACCTGCAAGCCTTAGTGATCAGTAACCTGCCCCGCAGCTCCCCACGCGACCTGGGCAACGGCCCTATCGCCCTGGAGCTCGCGTACGAGGCCACCTTGCAGGCACTGGATACCGTCCTTGAGGGAGGCCCTGTGGAGGTCACGACGGGCGAAAGGGGGCGGTGA
- a CDS encoding SixA phosphatase family protein yields the protein MSTRLLLMRHGEAEAMVGKDEDRALTALGEQQVIASAGVLAAYGVQRILASPYKRAQQTAALVGKTLGTPFTTSELLVPEADPASALQTLPLEDEVLLLVCHMPLVSRMAGWLVEGEGAWGPGFGTADVAVIEAEWVGPGLGVMRAMLGPRGHL from the coding sequence ATGTCTACGCGACTGCTGTTGATGCGCCACGGTGAGGCCGAGGCGATGGTGGGTAAGGACGAGGATCGTGCGCTCACCGCGTTGGGTGAGCAGCAGGTGATCGCCAGCGCTGGCGTACTGGCAGCCTACGGTGTCCAGCGGATCCTTGCCAGCCCCTATAAACGAGCCCAGCAAACCGCGGCCCTGGTGGGCAAGACGCTCGGAACTCCCTTCACTACCAGTGAACTGCTGGTGCCGGAAGCGGACCCTGCTAGCGCCCTGCAAACCCTGCCTCTGGAGGATGAGGTTCTGCTGCTGGTCTGTCATATGCCGCTGGTCAGCCGAATGGCCGGGTGGTTGGTGGAAGGGGAGGGGGCCTGGGGGCCTGGGTTCGGTACCGCCGATGTAGCGGTGATCGAGGCCGAATGGGTCGGTCCGGGCCTGGGCGTGATGCGGGCCATGCTTGGTCCCCGGGGCCACCTCTAA